In Trichocoleus desertorum ATA4-8-CV12, a genomic segment contains:
- a CDS encoding orotate phosphoribosyltransferase: MTDGILVQTGSLSSIINADLQTVRQQLLDLFCEGAYKEGDFVLSSGQRSSYYINGKQVTLHPAGAVAVGRILLPLLPQNTQAVAGLTLGADPIVTAVSVVAAYEGRAIAPLIIRKEAKGHGTQAYIEGLTLPANSSVVVLEDVVTTGGSAMKAVERLRDAGYSVEQVISLVDRQQGGAELYEREGLKFQAVFTIQDLQTHWKQLQQ; encoded by the coding sequence ATGACTGACGGAATTCTAGTCCAAACTGGTTCACTTTCTTCCATCATCAATGCTGATTTACAAACGGTACGTCAGCAGTTGCTAGATCTATTTTGTGAAGGTGCCTATAAAGAAGGCGATTTTGTTCTCTCTTCGGGACAGCGAAGTTCGTACTACATCAACGGTAAGCAGGTGACGCTCCACCCCGCAGGAGCCGTAGCAGTTGGTCGCATTTTACTACCATTGCTACCACAGAATACCCAAGCTGTAGCTGGTTTGACGCTAGGGGCAGACCCAATTGTGACAGCGGTGAGCGTCGTGGCAGCCTACGAGGGACGGGCGATCGCGCCTCTGATCATTCGTAAAGAAGCCAAAGGTCACGGCACCCAAGCTTATATCGAAGGCTTAACCTTACCTGCTAATAGCTCTGTCGTGGTTTTAGAAGATGTAGTGACGACGGGAGGCTCTGCAATGAAAGCTGTGGAGCGGCTGCGGGATGCGGGGTACTCAGTTGAGCAGGTAATCTCTCTAGTCGATCGCCAGCAAGGGGGAGCTGAACTATATGAGCGAGAAGGTTTGAAGTTCCAAGCAGTATTTACAATTCAAGACCTCCAAACCCACTGGAAACAATTGCAACAATAG
- the ffh gene encoding signal recognition particle protein, producing MFDALAERLESAWKTLRGQDKISESNVQEALREVRRALLEADVSLQVVKDFVAEVQTKALGAEVVTGVRPDQQFIKLVYDELVSVMGETNIPLAEVDPAPTVILMAGLQGTGKTTATAKLALHLRKENRSTLLVATDVYRPAAIDQLVTLGKQIDVPVFELGKDADPVEIARQGVERARAEGINTVIIDTAGRLQIDQNMMAELARIKETIQPHETLLVVDAMTGQEAANLTRTFHDQIGITGAILTKMDGDTRGGAALSVRRISGQPIKFIGVGEKVDALQPFYPDRMASRILGMGDVLTLVEKAQEAVDLADAEKMQEKILSAKFDFTDFLKQTRLLKNMGSLGGIMKLIPGMNKLSSDQLQQGEAQLKRAESMINSMTSAERKDPDLLAGSPSRRRRIARGAGYAESDVAKLVADFQKMRTLMQQMGQGQLPMPGMFGGGPFGGPGYGGNQPPQPGWRGYPGGAPTKKKKEKKKKGFGNL from the coding sequence ATGTTTGACGCGCTCGCTGAACGCTTAGAATCTGCTTGGAAGACACTGCGGGGTCAGGACAAAATTTCTGAATCGAACGTTCAGGAAGCCCTACGAGAAGTTCGTCGTGCCCTGCTGGAGGCAGATGTTAGCCTCCAAGTAGTGAAAGATTTTGTGGCAGAGGTGCAAACCAAAGCCCTAGGCGCAGAAGTAGTGACTGGGGTAAGGCCTGACCAGCAATTCATCAAACTGGTTTACGACGAGTTGGTGTCCGTCATGGGGGAAACCAATATTCCCCTAGCAGAAGTAGACCCAGCCCCCACCGTAATTCTAATGGCAGGTTTGCAGGGAACGGGTAAAACTACCGCGACCGCCAAACTCGCGTTACATCTACGCAAAGAGAACCGCAGCACCCTCCTGGTCGCTACAGACGTTTACCGCCCCGCCGCGATCGACCAGCTCGTGACCCTAGGGAAACAAATTGACGTACCCGTGTTTGAGCTAGGCAAAGATGCCGACCCAGTTGAAATTGCGCGACAAGGGGTCGAAAGAGCTAGAGCAGAAGGCATTAACACCGTCATCATTGACACCGCAGGTCGTCTACAAATCGACCAAAACATGATGGCGGAGTTGGCTCGCATTAAAGAGACCATTCAGCCTCACGAAACCTTGCTAGTCGTGGATGCCATGACAGGGCAAGAAGCCGCCAACTTAACCCGCACCTTCCACGACCAAATTGGGATTACAGGTGCAATCCTCACCAAAATGGATGGCGACACCCGTGGTGGGGCTGCCCTCTCCGTGCGACGCATCTCTGGTCAACCCATCAAATTTATTGGGGTCGGGGAAAAAGTTGATGCCCTGCAACCCTTCTACCCCGACCGGATGGCTTCCCGGATCTTGGGCATGGGGGACGTACTAACCCTGGTAGAAAAAGCCCAAGAAGCAGTAGATCTGGCCGATGCCGAGAAAATGCAGGAGAAAATCCTCTCGGCTAAGTTTGACTTCACAGACTTCCTGAAGCAAACCCGATTGCTGAAGAATATGGGCTCCTTGGGTGGCATCATGAAGCTCATCCCTGGCATGAATAAGCTGAGCAGCGATCAACTGCAACAAGGGGAAGCCCAACTCAAGCGGGCTGAATCCATGATCAACTCCATGACCTCCGCAGAGCGCAAAGATCCTGATTTGCTAGCAGGTTCCCCTAGCCGTCGCCGTCGTATTGCCCGTGGCGCTGGGTATGCGGAGTCAGATGTGGCCAAGTTAGTAGCCGATTTCCAGAAGATGCGAACCTTGATGCAACAGATGGGACAAGGCCAACTCCCCATGCCCGGTATGTTTGGTGGGGGGCCATTTGGCGGTCCTGGCTATGGTGGCAATCAACCACCTCAACCCGGTTGGCGTGGTTATCCCGGTGGTGCCCCTACTAAGAAAAAGAAGGAGAAAAAAAAGAAGGGCTTCGGAAATCTGTAG
- a CDS encoding ABC transporter substrate-binding protein, producing MNQKTQLARINLPESSMRDSRTAIKHPIGLVSMPSRFLRLFCLALLSVLLIVACHSATTVTSQSEQSPLKIGCYTSWPGYFPLILAQEKGFFAQQGVQVEPIYSSNYLESVSNFSAGHSDGVTVTLGSLMSIAGQNPDVKLVLVSDQSAGADMLVVGPEIKNLSDLKGKRIGVKLGDFGELFITTLLGFQHLTAADVTLVNIEGEMVPDRMEKGDIQAGHSWEPYVSQVMKAGGQVLLSSQDTPGLIPDTLVFHANVVRDRPQQVQAFVRGWFQAVDYWQAHPQESNVLLAKVLKLKPEEISTEGIHLATVADNLKALTPGKTTESLYHTAQLYADFFIRTGGLSAAPDIDKLIVPSFIQALGEGHLQ from the coding sequence ATGAATCAAAAAACTCAACTCGCCAGAATCAATTTGCCAGAATCCAGTATGAGAGACAGTAGAACTGCTATCAAACACCCCATCGGCCTGGTCAGTATGCCATCTCGGTTTCTTCGCCTATTCTGTCTTGCTCTATTGAGTGTTCTGCTGATTGTGGCCTGCCATAGTGCTACCACGGTCACATCCCAGTCAGAGCAGTCCCCCTTAAAAATTGGTTGCTATACCTCTTGGCCAGGTTACTTTCCCCTGATTCTGGCTCAAGAAAAAGGTTTCTTTGCCCAGCAGGGAGTGCAAGTTGAGCCAATCTATTCCAGCAACTATTTAGAGTCAGTCTCTAACTTCAGTGCGGGGCATTCCGATGGAGTCACAGTCACCCTAGGTAGCCTCATGAGCATCGCTGGGCAAAACCCGGATGTGAAGCTGGTTTTGGTTAGTGATCAGTCTGCTGGAGCAGATATGTTAGTGGTTGGGCCTGAGATTAAGAATTTGAGCGACCTCAAGGGCAAGCGGATCGGGGTAAAGCTGGGTGACTTTGGAGAGCTATTTATTACAACGCTGCTAGGATTCCAGCACCTCACTGCGGCTGATGTCACCCTGGTCAACATTGAAGGGGAAATGGTGCCAGACCGCATGGAGAAAGGTGATATTCAGGCGGGACATTCATGGGAGCCCTACGTCTCACAAGTGATGAAAGCGGGAGGGCAGGTTTTACTTAGCAGTCAGGACACCCCAGGGCTAATTCCGGATACTCTTGTGTTTCACGCTAATGTTGTGCGCGATCGCCCTCAACAAGTACAAGCCTTTGTCCGGGGTTGGTTCCAAGCGGTAGATTATTGGCAAGCTCATCCTCAAGAGAGCAACGTCTTGCTGGCAAAAGTGCTCAAGCTGAAGCCAGAAGAGATTTCAACTGAGGGAATTCATCTCGCGACTGTGGCAGACAACTTAAAGGCATTGACTCCAGGCAAAACCACAGAGTCGTTGTATCACACTGCCCAGTTGTACGCTGACTTTTTTATTCGTACTGGAGGACTGAGTGCTGCACCGGATATTGACAAGCTAATTGTTCCTTCCTTTATACAAGCTTTGGGAGAGGGACATTTGCAATGA